The following are encoded in a window of Streptomyces sp. SAT1 genomic DNA:
- a CDS encoding phosphopantetheine-binding protein: MALTLDQIRNDIADSLGEDPADIPVDEDLLDHGLDSVRIMALLERWRREHAVTADFTDLAERPAVSAWADLLGVA, translated from the coding sequence ATGGCCCTCACCCTGGACCAGATCCGCAACGACATCGCCGACAGCCTCGGCGAGGACCCGGCGGACATCCCCGTCGACGAGGACCTCCTCGACCACGGCCTGGACTCGGTGCGCATCATGGCGCTGCTGGAGCGCTGGCGCCGCGAGCACGCCGTCACGGCCGACTTCACCGACCTCGCCGAGCGGCCCGCCGTCTCGGCCTGGGCCGACCTGCTGGGGGTCGCGTGA
- a CDS encoding isochorismatase family protein — MALPSIPSYPLPTADELPEGRVSWSADPARAVLLVHDLQQHFLSAFPAGAQPLTGMLDNSARVLKRARGLGVPVVYSVQRGGQSAEERGLQLDFWGPGVADDPEALAVPGAVAPEPADTLLTKWKYSAFARTDLEARMRGWGRDQLLIVGVYAHIGVLMTACDAWMRDIQAFVVADAVADFSRADHEMALRWAAGRCAVVTTTDALFEEV; from the coding sequence ATGGCACTTCCCTCCATCCCCTCCTATCCCCTGCCCACCGCGGACGAGCTGCCCGAGGGCCGGGTGTCCTGGTCCGCGGACCCGGCGCGCGCCGTCCTGCTGGTGCACGACCTCCAGCAGCACTTCCTGTCCGCGTTCCCGGCCGGCGCGCAGCCGCTGACGGGCATGCTGGACAACAGCGCCCGGGTGCTGAAGCGGGCCCGCGGGCTCGGTGTGCCGGTGGTCTACTCGGTCCAGCGCGGCGGGCAGAGCGCCGAGGAGCGCGGTCTCCAGCTGGACTTCTGGGGCCCCGGGGTCGCCGACGACCCCGAGGCGCTCGCGGTGCCCGGCGCCGTGGCGCCCGAGCCCGCCGACACGCTGCTCACCAAGTGGAAGTACAGCGCGTTCGCCCGCACCGACCTGGAGGCCCGCATGCGCGGGTGGGGGCGCGACCAGCTGCTGATCGTCGGCGTGTACGCGCACATCGGCGTGCTGATGACGGCGTGCGACGCGTGGATGCGCGACATCCAGGCGTTCGTCGTCGCCGACGCGGTCGCCGACTTCTCCCGCGCCGACCACGAGATGGCCCTGCGCTGGGCCGCCGGCCGCTGCGCGGTCGTGACCACCACCGACGCGCTCTTCGAGGAGGTGTGA
- a CDS encoding (2,3-dihydroxybenzoyl)adenylate synthase, which yields MTGSALTPGLDAPTWPEEFAARYRAAGYWRGETFGGMLRQRAAAHPDRVALVDPAPERRTWTYRELDRAADRLAAGFTARGIGRGDRVVVHLPNRGEFVEVVFALFRIGALPVYALPAHRESEIAHFCSFSEAVAYVIPDVHGGFDHRELATRIQERTPGLRHVFVAGEAGAHTPLADVPCEPAAEPEGPRPHELAFLQLSGGTTGVSKLIPRTHDDYLYSLRGSNEICGVDADTRFLVVLPAAHNFPMSSPGWLGVLYAGGTAVLCPAPDPGTAFPLIERERITMTGLVPPLALVWTDAAPASAYDLSSLELVLVGGAKYSEQAARRLEPALGCRLMQVFGMAEGLVNYTRLDDDPETVVTTQGRPISPDDEIRIADDEGREVPEGAFGHLLTRGPYTIRGYWRAPDHNRTAFTEDGFYRTGDIVRRTPSGHLVVEGRAKDQINRGGEKVAAEEIENIILGHPSVHDVSLVAVPDEFLGERTLAYVILRAGAEPLLPAAVKRFVRERGVAAYKVPDLVEFVDTFPQTGIGKVSKKHQRSTAEQR from the coding sequence GTGACCGGCTCCGCCCTCACCCCGGGACTCGACGCGCCCACCTGGCCCGAGGAGTTCGCCGCGCGCTACCGGGCGGCCGGGTACTGGCGCGGCGAGACCTTCGGCGGCATGCTGCGCCAGCGGGCCGCCGCCCACCCCGACCGGGTCGCCCTCGTCGACCCGGCACCCGAGCGCCGCACCTGGACCTACCGCGAACTGGACCGGGCCGCCGACCGGCTGGCCGCCGGGTTCACGGCGCGCGGCATCGGCCGCGGCGACCGCGTGGTGGTCCACCTGCCCAACCGGGGCGAGTTCGTGGAGGTCGTCTTCGCGCTGTTCCGGATCGGCGCGCTGCCGGTGTACGCGCTGCCGGCGCACCGGGAGTCGGAGATCGCGCACTTCTGCTCCTTCTCCGAGGCCGTCGCCTATGTGATCCCGGACGTGCACGGCGGCTTCGACCACCGGGAGCTGGCGACCCGGATCCAGGAGCGCACGCCCGGCCTCAGGCATGTGTTCGTGGCGGGCGAGGCGGGCGCGCACACCCCGCTGGCCGACGTCCCGTGCGAGCCGGCCGCCGAGCCCGAGGGCCCGCGCCCGCACGAGCTGGCGTTCCTCCAGCTGTCCGGCGGGACGACCGGGGTGTCCAAGCTGATCCCGCGCACCCACGACGACTACCTCTACTCGCTGCGCGGCTCCAACGAGATCTGCGGCGTCGACGCGGACACCCGCTTCCTCGTGGTGCTGCCCGCCGCCCACAACTTCCCGATGAGTTCGCCGGGCTGGCTCGGCGTGCTGTACGCGGGCGGCACGGCCGTGCTGTGCCCGGCGCCCGACCCGGGCACCGCCTTCCCGCTGATCGAGCGGGAGCGGATCACCATGACCGGCCTGGTGCCGCCGCTGGCCCTGGTGTGGACCGACGCCGCGCCCGCGAGCGCGTACGACCTGTCGAGCCTGGAACTGGTCCTGGTCGGCGGCGCCAAGTACAGCGAGCAGGCGGCCCGCCGGCTGGAACCCGCGCTCGGCTGCCGGCTGATGCAGGTCTTCGGCATGGCCGAGGGCCTGGTCAACTACACCCGGCTGGACGACGACCCGGAGACGGTCGTCACCACGCAGGGGCGGCCCATCTCCCCCGACGACGAGATCCGGATCGCCGACGACGAGGGACGAGAGGTGCCCGAGGGCGCCTTCGGGCATCTCCTCACCCGCGGCCCGTACACGATCCGCGGCTACTGGCGGGCGCCCGACCACAACCGCACCGCGTTCACCGAGGACGGCTTCTACCGCACCGGTGACATCGTGCGCCGCACGCCGAGCGGGCACCTCGTCGTGGAGGGCCGGGCCAAGGACCAGATCAACCGGGGCGGTGAGAAGGTCGCCGCCGAGGAGATCGAGAACATCATCCTCGGCCATCCGTCCGTGCACGACGTGTCCCTGGTCGCCGTGCCGGACGAGTTCCTGGGCGAACGCACCCTGGCCTATGTGATCCTGCGCGCGGGCGCCGAGCCGCTGCTGCCCGCCGCCGTCAAACGGTTCGTCCGCGAACGCGGTGTCGCCGCCTACAAGGTCCCCGACCTCGTCGAGTTCGTCGACACCTTCCCGCAGACCGGCATCGGCAAGGTCAGCAAGAAGCACCAGCGGTCGACCGCCGAGCAGCGCTGA
- a CDS encoding isochorismate synthase: MTASLREPGLDAVESAPADPAPGAAVALLDAYRAGSDRFLATPHRTLLGTGTAAEVPHGSEPLPGRVGELLHSLRRPGEPAPLVLGSVPFAPDGPLALAVPESVRRAPALRHDPLVALPAPEPADGAGWRVRERPAPEEYAAAVAAAVRRMRDGEFDKVVLARTLELTAAHEPDLPAMLNRLARRDPAGYTFALPGGGGRTLVGASPELLVARRGALLTANPLAGSAPRSADLAEDVRRAVALLESPKDLHEHAVVVDAVRRALEPLCGRLQVPERPTLVRTAAMWHLSTTVTGEVTDPAVTALDLACALHPTPAVCGSPTDAARAVIAASEPFDRGAYTGMVGWQDADGDGEWVVTIRCAEAEGRTLRLFAGAGVVADSSPQAETAETAAKFRTFLDAVGAAL; encoded by the coding sequence ATGACTGCCTCCCTGCGCGAACCCGGCCTCGACGCCGTGGAGTCCGCGCCCGCCGACCCCGCTCCCGGGGCGGCGGTCGCCCTGCTCGACGCCTACCGGGCCGGATCCGACCGCTTCCTCGCCACTCCGCACCGCACCCTCCTCGGCACCGGCACGGCCGCCGAAGTACCGCACGGCAGCGAACCGTTGCCCGGCCGGGTGGGTGAACTCCTGCACTCCCTGCGGCGGCCGGGCGAGCCCGCCCCGCTGGTCCTCGGCTCGGTGCCGTTCGCCCCGGACGGCCCGCTCGCGCTCGCCGTGCCCGAGTCGGTGCGCCGCGCGCCCGCGCTGCGCCACGACCCGCTCGTCGCGCTGCCCGCGCCCGAGCCGGCCGACGGCGCCGGCTGGCGGGTGCGCGAGCGGCCCGCGCCCGAGGAGTACGCGGCGGCCGTGGCCGCGGCGGTACGGCGGATGCGGGACGGCGAGTTCGACAAGGTCGTCCTCGCCCGCACCCTGGAACTCACCGCTGCGCACGAGCCGGACCTGCCCGCCATGCTCAACCGGCTGGCCCGCCGCGACCCCGCCGGCTACACCTTCGCGCTGCCCGGCGGCGGCGGCCGCACCCTGGTCGGGGCCAGCCCGGAACTCCTCGTCGCCCGCCGGGGCGCCCTGCTGACCGCCAACCCGCTGGCCGGCTCCGCGCCGCGCAGCGCCGACCTCGCCGAGGACGTACGCCGGGCGGTGGCGCTGCTGGAGTCGCCGAAGGACCTGCACGAGCACGCCGTCGTCGTGGACGCCGTCCGGCGCGCCCTGGAACCGCTGTGCGGGCGGCTCCAGGTGCCCGAACGGCCCACGCTGGTACGGACGGCGGCCATGTGGCACCTGTCGACCACGGTCACCGGCGAGGTCACCGACCCGGCCGTCACCGCGCTCGACCTGGCCTGCGCGCTGCACCCGACCCCGGCGGTGTGCGGGTCGCCCACCGACGCCGCCCGCGCGGTCATCGCCGCGTCCGAGCCCTTCGACCGGGGCGCGTACACCGGCATGGTCGGCTGGCAGGACGCGGACGGCGACGGCGAGTGGGTCGTGACCATCCGCTGCGCCGAGGCCGAGGGCCGTACGCTGCGGCTGTTCGCGGGCGCGGGCGTGGTCGCGGACTCCTCGCCGCAGGCCGAGACGGCGGAGACCGCCGCGAAGTTCCGCACCTTCCTGGACGCCGTGGGGGCCGCGCTGTGA
- a CDS encoding 2,3-dihydro-2,3-dihydroxybenzoate dehydrogenase has translation MSAGPELAGRLALVTGAGRGIGAAVVSALAEQGARVLATDVDADAVRATAAAAPERVTARALDVTDAAAVDRLVAEAEDTLGPLDIAVNVAGVLRGAPVVDLDDADWAAVFAVNTHGVMHVSRAVARRMTVRGRGSIVTVASNAAGVPRSGMAAYAASKAAAVMFTKCLGLEVAGRGVRCNTVSPGSTLTDMQRAMWADSPEGAERGRRAVIEGDLATYRTGIPLGRVAEPSDVADAVAFLVSDRARHITLHDLYVDGGATLVA, from the coding sequence GTGAGCGCCGGACCGGAACTGGCGGGCCGGCTCGCCCTCGTGACGGGGGCGGGCCGGGGCATCGGCGCGGCCGTGGTGAGCGCGCTCGCCGAGCAGGGCGCCCGCGTGCTCGCCACCGACGTGGACGCCGACGCGGTGCGGGCCACGGCCGCCGCCGCGCCGGAGCGGGTGACCGCCCGCGCCCTGGACGTCACCGACGCCGCCGCCGTGGACCGGCTCGTCGCCGAGGCCGAGGACACGCTCGGTCCGCTGGACATCGCGGTCAACGTCGCCGGGGTCCTGCGGGGCGCGCCCGTGGTGGACCTCGACGACGCCGACTGGGCGGCCGTGTTCGCCGTCAACACCCATGGCGTGATGCATGTCTCACGGGCCGTCGCCCGCCGGATGACCGTCCGTGGCCGGGGCAGCATCGTCACCGTCGCCTCCAACGCGGCCGGCGTCCCGCGCAGCGGCATGGCCGCCTACGCCGCCTCCAAGGCGGCGGCGGTGATGTTCACCAAGTGCCTGGGCCTGGAGGTCGCGGGCCGCGGGGTGCGCTGCAACACCGTCTCCCCCGGCTCCACCCTCACCGACATGCAGCGCGCCATGTGGGCCGACTCCCCCGAGGGCGCCGAACGCGGCCGGCGCGCCGTCATCGAGGGCGACCTCGCCACGTACCGCACCGGCATACCGCTCGGCCGCGTCGCCGAACCGTCCGACGTGGCCGACGCCGTGGCCTTCCTCGTCTCCGACCGCGCCCGCCACATCACCCTGCACGACCTGTACGTCGACGGCGGCGCCACCCTCGTCGCCTGA
- a CDS encoding ABC transporter substrate-binding protein — translation MMPSTRIPSRLSRRTAAVALAIACGVVLSACGSSEDDSPKSGAAGTSGGGRTSVTDASGTKVEIPKTPERVVALSEMDLDSALALGVKPVGLSAGRGQKGAPEYLAQQAQGIPVVGAVTGPDIEKVVQAKPDVILAGQTADAQVLAQLRKIAPTVVTIDNTKSWKKSLELTGQVLGKADAAKKFLADYDTKAAALKKDLGAEAGATVSVARYSAKGTAVMQQGVFISDVLKDLGFKRPGIQNEKGQGHSTPLSDENLKEIDGDWLFIGTLSSAGPDKGLLDQLQKKPAYRELNSVREGHATLIDGSKWTSLGGAEAADSVLGDIRKAMVK, via the coding sequence ATGATGCCGTCGACCCGTATCCCTTCCCGCCTCTCCCGCCGTACCGCGGCGGTGGCCCTCGCCATCGCCTGTGGGGTCGTCCTCAGTGCCTGTGGTTCCTCGGAGGACGACTCTCCCAAGAGCGGTGCCGCCGGCACAAGTGGCGGGGGGCGGACCTCGGTCACGGACGCGTCCGGCACCAAGGTGGAGATCCCGAAGACGCCCGAACGGGTCGTGGCGCTCAGCGAGATGGACCTCGACTCCGCGCTGGCCCTCGGCGTCAAGCCGGTCGGTCTGAGCGCGGGCCGCGGCCAGAAGGGCGCCCCCGAGTACCTGGCCCAGCAGGCCCAGGGCATCCCGGTGGTCGGCGCGGTCACCGGCCCGGACATCGAGAAGGTCGTCCAGGCCAAGCCCGACGTGATCCTCGCCGGGCAGACCGCCGACGCGCAGGTGCTCGCCCAACTGCGCAAGATCGCCCCCACCGTGGTCACCATCGACAACACCAAGAGCTGGAAGAAGTCGCTGGAGCTCACCGGTCAGGTGCTCGGCAAGGCCGACGCGGCCAAGAAGTTCCTGGCCGACTACGACACCAAGGCCGCCGCGCTGAAGAAGGACCTCGGCGCCGAGGCCGGCGCCACGGTCTCGGTGGCCCGCTACTCCGCCAAGGGCACCGCCGTCATGCAGCAGGGCGTCTTCATCAGCGACGTCCTCAAGGACCTCGGCTTCAAGCGCCCCGGCATCCAGAACGAGAAGGGCCAGGGCCACTCGACGCCGCTGAGCGACGAGAACCTCAAGGAGATCGACGGCGACTGGCTGTTCATCGGCACGCTGTCGTCGGCCGGCCCGGACAAGGGCCTGCTGGACCAGTTGCAGAAGAAGCCCGCCTACCGCGAGCTGAACTCCGTGCGCGAGGGCCACGCCACGCTGATCGACGGCTCCAAGTGGACCAGCCTGGGCGGTGCCGAGGCCGCCGACTCCGTGCTCGGCGACATCCGTAAGGCCATGGTCAAGTGA